In one window of Candidatus Bathyarchaeia archaeon DNA:
- a CDS encoding inorganic diphosphatase, which yields MVNLWRDIPSGDDPPNTVNAVIEVISWSRDKYEYHRDWGAFVLDRVLHSSVVFPVEYGFIPQTWYHDNDPLDIMVLSYEPLEVGCIVKARPIGVLILEDEEGEDPKILSVPVRDPRFDGVKDLSDIHPHKLVEIRDFFEVYKRLEPRKWVKFKSWGNSEEAKKLINYAINLYKRTFELR from the coding sequence ATGGTTAACCTCTGGCGTGACATTCCGTCCGGCGACGACCCGCCGAACACTGTTAACGCCGTTATAGAGGTTATTAGCTGGTCTAGGGACAAGTATGAGTATCATAGAGATTGGGGGGCATTTGTGCTCGACCGTGTGCTTCACTCGTCAGTCGTTTTCCCAGTTGAGTATGGTTTTATTCCGCAGACATGGTATCATGACAATGATCCGCTTGACATAATGGTTCTATCCTACGAGCCACTTGAGGTCGGATGCATAGTTAAAGCTAGACCCATAGGCGTGCTAATCTTAGAGGATGAAGAAGGTGAAGACCCAAAAATCTTATCAGTGCCAGTTAGAGATCCAAGATTTGATGGAGTGAAAGATCTATCAGACATTCACCCACATAAGCTGGTTGAAATAAGGGATTTCTTTGAGGTTTATAAAAGGCTTGAGCCCAGAAAATGGGTTAAATTCAAATCATGGGGGAACTCTGAAGAAGCTAAAAAACTAATAAATTACGCAATAAACCTTTATAAAAGAACATTCGAGCTAAGATAA
- a CDS encoding CDC48 family AAA ATPase — protein sequence MSSSKVATLRVAEAHGRDVGRGIARIDPKVMENLDLTPGDVIEISGKRKTAAICWPGYAEDSGKGIIRVDGYIRRNAGVSIDEKVTIRRIEAKNAEKVILAPTEPLRIEGAEEYLAQILEGKVVTRGDYIPLGIMGRTIDLVIVNVQPPAPAVIITRDTEIAMGEKPAAIVREVPRVTYEDIGGLKEEIRKIREMVELPLKYPELFERLGVEAPKGVLLYGPPGTGKTLLAKAVANETNAAFFSISGPEIMSKYYGESEERLREIFRQAEENAPSIIFIDEIDAIAPKREEVTGEVEKRVVSQLLALMDGLKPRGRVVVIGATNRPNAIDPALRRPGRFDREIEIGVPNKQGRLEILQIHTRGMPLADDVDLEKIASITHGFVGADLTALCKEAAMRALRRILPEIDFERDSIPAEILNKITVTMNDFMEALKDVEPSAMREVLVEVPNVRWDDIGGLKDVKLELQEAVEWPLKYPEVFEHMDARPPKGILLYGPPGTGKTLLAKAVANESEANFISVKGPELLSKWVGESERAVREVFRKAKQAAPSIIFFDEIDAIAPIRGGGYGDSGVTERVISQLLTEMDGIEELRGVVVIAATNRPDIVDPALLRPGRFDKLLYVPLPDLEARKEILKIHLRKKPLAEDIDIDELAKRTEGYTGADLAAICNTAVMLAIREYIANSKAPEETKKNLKELKVYRRHFEEALKKVKPMSQRELEMYKRISEEFASRVK from the coding sequence ATGTCCAGTTCTAAGGTTGCAACTCTACGTGTGGCTGAGGCTCATGGGAGAGATGTTGGTAGAGGTATAGCTAGAATAGACCCGAAAGTTATGGAAAACCTGGATTTGACGCCTGGAGATGTTATTGAGATTTCTGGTAAACGTAAGACTGCTGCCATATGCTGGCCTGGATATGCTGAGGATTCTGGAAAGGGGATTATACGCGTAGACGGTTATATAAGAAGGAATGCTGGTGTCAGCATAGATGAGAAGGTTACTATTCGAAGGATTGAGGCTAAGAATGCTGAGAAGGTTATTCTTGCGCCGACGGAGCCTCTGCGCATTGAGGGTGCTGAAGAATATTTAGCCCAGATTCTTGAGGGGAAGGTTGTTACTAGGGGCGATTATATTCCGCTTGGAATAATGGGTAGGACAATTGATTTAGTCATAGTTAATGTTCAGCCGCCTGCCCCAGCCGTAATAATAACTCGGGATACTGAGATAGCGATGGGTGAGAAGCCAGCTGCGATAGTTAGGGAGGTTCCAAGAGTTACCTATGAGGATATAGGCGGATTAAAGGAGGAGATTAGGAAGATTAGGGAGATGGTTGAGCTACCGCTCAAATATCCGGAGCTCTTCGAGAGACTCGGTGTTGAGGCACCTAAAGGCGTGCTACTTTATGGTCCTCCTGGAACCGGTAAAACCCTGCTTGCAAAAGCTGTTGCGAATGAGACTAATGCCGCATTCTTCAGCATAAGTGGTCCGGAAATAATGAGTAAATATTATGGTGAGAGCGAGGAGCGGTTGAGGGAGATCTTTAGGCAGGCTGAGGAGAATGCTCCAAGCATAATATTCATTGATGAGATAGATGCTATTGCTCCTAAGAGGGAGGAGGTTACTGGCGAGGTTGAGAAGAGGGTTGTATCGCAATTATTGGCGCTCATGGACGGCTTGAAGCCTCGTGGAAGGGTTGTTGTGATAGGTGCAACAAATAGGCCTAATGCCATAGACCCAGCCCTAAGGAGACCTGGGAGATTTGACCGTGAGATAGAGATAGGTGTCCCGAACAAGCAGGGTAGGCTTGAGATACTCCAAATTCACACGCGTGGAATGCCATTAGCCGATGATGTTGATTTAGAGAAGATTGCCAGCATAACCCATGGCTTTGTTGGAGCGGATTTGACGGCTTTATGTAAGGAGGCAGCTATGCGGGCATTACGGAGAATCCTTCCGGAAATAGACTTTGAGAGGGACAGTATCCCGGCGGAAATACTGAATAAGATAACTGTTACAATGAACGATTTCATGGAGGCCCTGAAGGATGTTGAGCCCTCAGCGATGCGTGAGGTTCTCGTAGAGGTTCCGAATGTTAGATGGGATGACATAGGTGGATTGAAGGATGTTAAACTTGAGTTGCAGGAGGCTGTTGAGTGGCCGCTTAAGTATCCGGAGGTGTTTGAGCATATGGATGCTAGGCCGCCTAAAGGCATACTCCTATATGGTCCGCCTGGAACTGGGAAGACATTGCTTGCCAAAGCTGTTGCCAATGAGAGTGAGGCGAACTTCATTAGCGTTAAAGGTCCTGAACTCCTCTCAAAGTGGGTTGGTGAATCAGAGAGAGCTGTTAGGGAGGTCTTTAGGAAGGCTAAGCAGGCTGCTCCAAGCATAATATTCTTCGATGAGATAGATGCCATCGCGCCGATTAGGGGTGGAGGATACGGCGACAGCGGTGTAACTGAGCGTGTTATAAGCCAGCTCCTGACAGAGATGGATGGAATAGAGGAGCTGAGGGGTGTTGTTGTTATAGCGGCTACAAACCGACCGGATATAGTTGATCCAGCTCTGCTTAGGCCTGGAAGATTCGATAAGCTTCTGTATGTGCCATTGCCGGATCTCGAGGCTAGAAAGGAGATACTGAAGATTCATTTGAGGAAGAAGCCTTTGGCTGAGGACATAGATATAGATGAACTTGCCAAAAGAACTGAGGGGTATACTGGCGCAGACTTGGCTGCAATATGTAATACAGCCGTTATGCTCGCCATAAGAGAGTATATAGCGAATAGTAAGGCGCCCGAGGAGACTAAGAAAAACCTGAAGGAGCTGAAGGTTTATAGGAGACATTTTGAGGAAGCCCTAAAAAAGGTTAAGCCTATGTCCCAAAGGGAGCTCGAGATGTATAAGCGGATCTCTGAGGAGTTTGCTTCGAGGGTGAAATAA
- a CDS encoding prenyltransferase/squalene oxidase repeat-containing protein: MKLLLTLNTLVKDLVNVDAIINYVLERQNPDGGYTFCRWTESNAQDTFYALNILDILGIQPENVDKTISFLKSLQHADGQFDSVKVAYYVIKSLLKFGEKPLKPLIGLVKYLPKLIEDLESPFIDVEALSEVESIYMLVDLCALLNIEVNSERIIGAILRIRNSDGSFGSVKRSRMASTFYALGILKNLGYDISGLADTLKWIRKHEYAGGGFTYAPEAAPTYLEDTYFGIKSLETLNEKIAYPRENLMFVARFQNPNGGFRRSIFLGVSDFESTYQALSSIKVLLSPLGLGWL, from the coding sequence TTGAAGCTCCTGCTTACCTTAAATACTTTAGTGAAGGACTTAGTTAATGTAGATGCTATTATAAACTATGTTCTTGAGCGGCAGAATCCTGATGGCGGCTACACGTTTTGCAGGTGGACTGAGTCAAACGCTCAGGACACATTCTACGCGTTAAACATACTGGATATTTTGGGCATCCAACCGGAAAACGTGGATAAAACGATCAGTTTCCTAAAAAGTTTACAGCATGCTGATGGACAATTCGATTCAGTTAAAGTCGCATATTACGTGATTAAATCCCTCCTCAAATTTGGAGAGAAGCCGCTAAAACCGCTCATAGGTCTCGTCAAATATTTACCCAAGTTAATAGAGGACCTTGAAAGCCCATTTATAGATGTTGAAGCCCTCTCTGAGGTTGAGAGCATATATATGCTTGTCGACTTATGTGCATTGCTTAATATTGAAGTAAACTCGGAGAGAATTATCGGGGCGATATTGAGGATTAGGAATAGTGATGGAAGTTTTGGAAGCGTTAAGCGATCTAGGATGGCTTCAACATTTTACGCTCTTGGAATACTGAAAAATCTAGGCTATGATATTAGCGGATTAGCTGACACATTAAAGTGGATTAGAAAGCATGAGTATGCTGGAGGCGGCTTCACGTACGCCCCGGAAGCCGCACCAACCTATCTTGAAGACACTTATTTTGGAATAAAATCGCTTGAGACCTTAAACGAGAAGATCGCTTATCCTAGAGAAAACCTGATGTTTGTGGCAAGGTTCCAGAACCCTAACGGCGGATTCCGCAGATCAATATTTCTAGGAGTATCGGATTTTGAGTCAACATATCAGGCGCTGTCATCGATCAAAGTACTGCTTTCTCCTCTGGGATTAGGGTGGCTTTAA